The region GGATAAGGTCAGGTTCACTTCCGCTGAAAACGATGCGCTTCGCAGGGATTTTACAATCAACGGTATGTTTTACGACCCGATTAAAAAAGAGGTGCTGGATTATGTCGGCGGTCAGAAAGATTTAAAAAATAAAATAATTCGCACTATCGGTAAGGCCGACGACAGATTCAGCGAAGATTATCTGAGGATGTTAAGGGCGGTTCGTTTCGCGGCACAGCTTGATTTTAAAGTTGAGAAAAATACTTTAGACGCGGTGAAAAAATATTCCGGCAACATTACTAAAATCAGCGGCGAAAGAATCGCTATGGAAATGGAATCTCTTTTTGCCGCGGTGAAGCGAAAAAGGGGAGTGGAACGACTTATAGAGACCGGCCTTGCAGAAAAACTTTTCCCTGTTTTCAAAAACAAATCAGCATCTGAATTTGCAGTAAAGGTTTTTGGATTTTTGCCGGAGCAAATAACATTTGAACTCGGCATAGCGGCGTTATTTTCAGGTTGTGATACCGCCGGCACAATGAACGATATTGAACTTTTGAAATTGAGCCGAAATCAGTTGAAGCATATAAATTTTCTGCTCGAAAAAAGAGAATTTCTGCTGGGCGAAATATCTCTTGCTCAGCTTAAGACGATAGTTTCCCAGCCTTATTTTGAGGATTTGTATTCGCTGCAAAAGGCGATTCAAAAGGCAAATCGCAAGAGTATTTCGAATCTTTCAATGATTCATAAAAGAGCTAAGGCTTTGGCAGGCAAAGAGTTGCAGCCAAAACCATTATTAAACGGCTATGAACTTATTGCCCTTGGCGTAAGGCCCGGTCCGCAGGTAGGTTTGGTTTCGAAAAAGCTTTATATTGAGCAGCTTTCTGAAAGTATTACTACAAAGCA is a window of Phycisphaerae bacterium DNA encoding:
- a CDS encoding CCA tRNA nucleotidyltransferase, which codes for MTGRQAAIQIIQNLHEAGFQALLAGGCVRDMLLGTKPKDYDVVTSAKPAEVCKLFRRTIKVGAKFGVIIVLLDNHQIEVATFRAESDYTDGRRPDKVRFTSAENDALRRDFTINGMFYDPIKKEVLDYVGGQKDLKNKIIRTIGKADDRFSEDYLRMLRAVRFAAQLDFKVEKNTLDAVKKYSGNITKISGERIAMEMESLFAAVKRKRGVERLIETGLAEKLFPVFKNKSASEFAVKVFGFLPEQITFELGIAALFSGCDTAGTMNDIELLKLSRNQLKHINFLLEKREFLLGEISLAQLKTIVSQPYFEDLYSLQKAIQKANRKSISNLSMIHKRAKALAGKELQPKPLLNGYELIALGVRPGPQVGLVSKKLYIEQLSESITTKQEAIGWVKSCLKGCKS